A genome region from Methanococcoides burtonii DSM 6242 includes the following:
- a CDS encoding DUF2769 domain-containing protein: MSDTEKRLSGGKYFGVCPSFHHSKACNCKRCPSYPGDGYMFCARGNDRPLPEKKECLCRECYVYKQFGFEGDFFCRGDVK; encoded by the coding sequence ATGTCAGATACTGAGAAAAGACTGTCCGGTGGGAAATATTTTGGGGTATGCCCATCTTTCCACCATTCAAAAGCTTGCAACTGCAAACGTTGTCCTTCATATCCCGGAGATGGTTATATGTTCTGTGCACGCGGTAATGATCGCCCGCTTCCGGAAAAAAAGGAATGTCTTTGCAGGGAATGTTATGTTTACAAGCAGTTTGGCTTCGAAGGAGATTTCTTTTGCCGGGGTGATGTAAAATGA
- a CDS encoding response regulator, with protein sequence MKGTNILVVEDENIVALSIKNKLESLGYSVPSTASSGEEAITKADLFYPDLVLMDIMLRGDMDGIEAANEIRTKFDIPVIFLTAYTDDNTLEKAKVAEPYGYISKPFKEQDLKSNIEIALHRHEKEIRLK encoded by the coding sequence ATGAAAGGGACAAACATTTTAGTCGTCGAAGACGAGAATATTGTGGCGCTGAGCATCAAGAACAAGCTCGAAAGCTTGGGATATTCAGTTCCGAGTACTGCTTCATCCGGGGAGGAAGCAATTACTAAAGCAGACCTTTTTTATCCCGATCTTGTATTGATGGATATTATGCTGAGAGGAGACATGGACGGCATTGAAGCTGCAAATGAGATTCGTACCAAATTTGATATTCCTGTTATCTTCCTTACAGCATATACCGATGATAATACACTTGAGAAGGCTAAGGTCGCAGAACCTTATGGGTACATATCTAAGCCGTTCAAAGAACAAGATCTCAAATCTAATATTGAGATCGCACTTCACAGACATGAAAAGGAGATCCGTTTAAAGTAA
- a CDS encoding NOP5/NOP56 family protein, which yields MKIITWYGILTIGDDGVSECEPFNKDVDELAELLLRKDVVAYSPGSGFDIRTVAIECGFVENDEEYNSLLRDVSIRAAKLQISRTNTPDMQIIQAVEALDDIDDVVNVLSERLSEWYGLHFPELGLSSEPLARFVSEFGSRNNVPAEHPMFEKATSSMGSELPSADEELIKGFASNACELYDSRHSIEASIVRNMEKMAPNVTLITGSLIGARFISMTGGLARLSQLPSSTVQVMGANRALFKHLRGRAPSPKHGIIFNNPLVKNSPWWQRGKIARALAAKISLAARMDVYSGELHPEIKVDLEKKVNSIKAANPKPPVKQKPAGKGYKGKNKGGER from the coding sequence TTGAAGATCATTACTTGGTATGGTATACTGACCATCGGTGACGATGGTGTTAGTGAATGTGAACCTTTCAACAAAGATGTTGATGAGCTTGCGGAACTTCTGCTCCGGAAGGACGTTGTCGCATATTCTCCCGGCAGTGGTTTCGATATACGTACAGTGGCCATTGAATGCGGGTTCGTGGAAAACGATGAGGAATACAATTCTCTGTTAAGGGATGTGTCTATTCGTGCTGCGAAGTTACAGATATCGAGGACGAATACTCCGGATATGCAAATAATTCAGGCGGTAGAGGCGCTGGATGATATCGATGATGTTGTCAACGTGCTTTCCGAACGTCTGTCCGAATGGTATGGTCTGCATTTTCCGGAATTGGGTCTAAGTTCTGAACCGCTTGCACGTTTCGTTAGCGAGTTCGGTTCACGCAACAACGTTCCTGCCGAACATCCTATGTTCGAAAAGGCAACCTCTTCCATGGGTTCTGAACTCCCTTCTGCTGATGAGGAACTTATAAAGGGCTTTGCTTCCAATGCTTGTGAACTTTATGACAGTCGGCACAGCATTGAAGCGAGTATAGTCAGGAATATGGAAAAAATGGCACCGAACGTTACATTGATCACAGGGTCTCTCATCGGTGCCCGTTTTATTAGTATGACAGGTGGCCTCGCAAGGCTTTCTCAATTGCCATCGAGCACAGTTCAGGTCATGGGTGCCAATAGGGCACTTTTTAAACATCTTCGTGGGCGAGCACCGTCCCCAAAGCACGGTATAATATTCAATAATCCTCTGGTCAAGAACTCTCCCTGGTGGCAGAGGGGTAAGATCGCACGTGCGCTGGCTGCAAAGATAAGTCTGGCAGCACGCATGGATGTTTATTCCGGTGAATTGCATCCTGAGATAAAGGTCGACCTTGAAAAGAAGGTAAATTCTATAAAAGCTGCCAATCCAAAGCCTCCCGTTAAACAAAAACCCGCTGGTAAAGGATACAAGGGTAAAAATAAAGGAGGCGAGAGATAA
- a CDS encoding ATP-dependent DNA helicase, with translation MSDKPAFMKYFTQSSCYPNQQEAMDRIHSALMQQQLVLFEGACGTGKTLSALVPALHVGKMLGKTVIIATNVHQQMVQFINEARDIKKVQDVKVAVIKGKTAMCPQEADYEECSVKRENTFELMETEREIYLKRQELNSARDSYKKSHDPAFVTLRDELSKEIDAVEEKARGLRDRACNDLYEVLRSDSEKFREWLYKEVRSPEEINDHAIKDGMCGYELVKRELKHADLLICNYHHVLNPDIFSTVLGWIEKEPQETIVIFDEAHNLESAARSHSSLSLTEHSIEKAITELEANLDLLADDNIHNLFNIFLEVISDTYNSRFKFGERERVRKNWYDIRISDPYERNDIVRGKFLRQAKGDFGEKDDIQILLSEASELGAKLDETYRDQYKKGLSSVMKRSHIRYVADFMSAYIELSHNLNYYPILNVRRDMNDEIYGRVELFTCIPKNVTEPLFNSLFSVILMSATLHPFEMVKKTLGITRDTCEMSYGTSFPEEKRLSIAVSIPPLFAKNRDDRHVTELLEQVLLDSIENSKGNVILFFQSAFEAKRYYSKIEPLVNVPVFLDEVGISSQDVREEFFSIGEENGKAVLLSYLWGTLSEGIDYRDGRGRTVIIIGVGYPALNDRMNAVESAYDHVFGYGAGWEFAIQVPTIRKIRQAMGRVVRSPTDYGARILLDGRFLTDSKKRFGKFSVFEVFPPAERSEFVDVDPEKVKYSLMNFFMDNDEQ, from the coding sequence ATGAGCGACAAGCCTGCATTTATGAAATATTTTACGCAAAGTTCATGCTATCCTAATCAACAGGAAGCAATGGACCGTATTCACAGTGCACTTATGCAGCAACAGCTAGTGCTGTTCGAAGGAGCATGTGGGACCGGTAAAACACTTAGTGCACTTGTTCCGGCACTTCATGTTGGTAAAATGTTAGGCAAGACCGTTATCATCGCTACCAATGTTCATCAGCAAATGGTACAGTTCATTAATGAGGCACGTGATATAAAAAAGGTTCAGGATGTCAAGGTCGCGGTCATAAAAGGCAAGACCGCGATGTGCCCCCAGGAAGCTGATTATGAGGAATGTTCTGTTAAAAGGGAGAACACCTTTGAACTGATGGAGACGGAGCGAGAGATCTATCTTAAAAGACAGGAACTGAATTCCGCACGCGACAGTTACAAAAAGTCCCACGACCCGGCATTCGTGACACTTAGGGATGAATTGTCAAAAGAGATCGATGCTGTGGAAGAGAAAGCAAGAGGGCTTCGTGATCGTGCATGCAATGACCTTTATGAGGTTTTACGCTCCGATAGTGAGAAGTTCAGAGAATGGCTTTACAAAGAAGTACGCTCTCCTGAGGAGATCAATGATCATGCTATCAAGGATGGTATGTGTGGTTACGAGTTGGTGAAAAGGGAGTTAAAGCATGCAGATCTGCTGATATGTAATTACCATCATGTTCTGAATCCGGATATTTTCTCAACGGTGCTGGGCTGGATTGAAAAAGAGCCCCAAGAGACCATTGTTATTTTTGATGAGGCCCATAATCTCGAATCCGCTGCCAGATCCCATTCGTCTTTATCCCTTACCGAACATTCAATTGAAAAAGCAATAACTGAACTTGAGGCAAATCTTGATCTTCTGGCAGATGACAATATTCATAATCTTTTCAATATCTTCCTTGAGGTGATCTCTGATACCTACAATTCAAGGTTCAAGTTCGGTGAACGTGAACGTGTCAGAAAGAACTGGTATGATATACGCATAAGCGACCCTTATGAACGCAATGACATTGTTCGTGGTAAGTTCCTCCGTCAGGCGAAGGGGGATTTTGGTGAGAAGGATGATATACAGATATTGCTTTCTGAAGCAAGTGAGCTTGGTGCTAAACTGGACGAGACATATAGGGACCAATACAAAAAAGGCCTTAGTAGTGTCATGAAACGTTCACATATAAGATATGTTGCGGATTTTATGTCAGCTTATATCGAACTATCTCACAATCTGAACTACTATCCCATTTTGAATGTCCGCAGGGATATGAACGATGAGATATATGGACGTGTCGAGCTTTTTACATGCATCCCGAAAAACGTGACCGAACCGCTTTTCAATTCTCTGTTCTCAGTGATCCTAATGTCGGCAACGCTTCATCCATTCGAGATGGTGAAAAAGACACTGGGTATCACGAGGGATACGTGTGAGATGTCCTATGGTACTTCTTTCCCTGAAGAAAAAAGGCTTTCGATCGCAGTTTCTATTCCTCCTCTCTTTGCCAAGAACCGTGATGATCGGCATGTAACCGAACTTCTGGAACAGGTGCTTCTGGATTCTATCGAAAATTCGAAGGGCAATGTTATTCTTTTTTTCCAGAGTGCATTTGAGGCCAAACGGTATTATTCAAAGATCGAACCCCTTGTCAATGTGCCGGTATTCCTTGATGAGGTAGGCATATCATCACAGGATGTACGGGAAGAGTTCTTCTCAATAGGAGAGGAAAACGGCAAAGCAGTGCTGCTCTCATATCTTTGGGGTACGTTAAGCGAAGGAATTGATTATAGGGACGGTCGTGGCCGGACTGTTATCATTATAGGTGTCGGCTATCCTGCACTCAATGACAGGATGAATGCAGTGGAATCAGCGTATGACCATGTTTTCGGCTACGGTGCAGGCTGGGAGTTTGCGATCCAGGTCCCGACGATCCGTAAGATCAGACAGGCCATGGGGCGTGTGGTACGTTCTCCGACCGACTATGGTGCTCGCATCCTTCTTGATGGGAGGTTCCTCACGGATTCAAAGAAGAGGTTTGGTAAGTTCTCGGTATTTGAAGTGTTCCCGCCGGCAGAGAGGAGTGAGTTCGTGGATGTTGATCCTGAAAAAGTGAAGTATTCTCTTATGAACTTCTTTATGGATAATGACGAGCAGTAA
- a CDS encoding fibrillarin-like rRNA/tRNA 2'-O-methyltransferase — protein sequence MDVNEISEGIFEVRKGGKKILATKNANPGSNVYGENLLEEEGEEYRAWDARRSKLAAMVIKKMKVPIKSNSRVLYLGAASGTTVSHVSDMLPNGIVYAVEFSPRTMRELIQLCDTRSNIVPILADASRPKLYAHIVEQVDVIFQDVAQPNQAQIAAVNAGQFLKEDGYLLLSIKARSIDTVANPSKVFKEEVNKLEKDFDTQFKVIKKYDLAPFHEDHLGLIAKKKLKEN from the coding sequence ATGGATGTGAATGAGATCTCAGAGGGCATATTCGAGGTTCGAAAAGGTGGTAAGAAGATATTGGCTACAAAGAATGCCAACCCCGGCTCGAACGTCTATGGTGAGAATCTGCTGGAGGAAGAAGGTGAGGAATATCGTGCCTGGGATGCTCGCAGGAGCAAACTCGCGGCAATGGTTATCAAGAAGATGAAGGTGCCCATAAAAAGCAATTCAAGGGTATTGTATCTTGGAGCCGCATCCGGCACTACTGTAAGCCACGTTTCAGATATGCTTCCCAATGGTATCGTCTATGCGGTTGAGTTCTCTCCACGTACGATGCGGGAATTGATCCAGCTTTGTGATACAAGGTCCAATATCGTGCCAATACTTGCAGACGCCTCCCGTCCGAAACTTTATGCTCATATCGTTGAACAGGTCGATGTGATCTTCCAGGATGTTGCTCAGCCGAATCAGGCGCAGATCGCTGCGGTGAATGCGGGGCAATTCCTTAAGGAAGATGGGTATCTGCTTCTTTCCATTAAGGCCAGAAGTATCGATACGGTGGCGAATCCTTCCAAGGTCTTCAAAGAGGAAGTGAACAAACTGGAAAAGGACTTTGATACTCAATTCAAAGTTATTAAGAAATACGATCTTGCACCATTCCATGAGGACCATTTGGGACTGATTGCAAAAAAGAAGCTTAAAGAAAACTAA
- a CDS encoding rhodanese-like domain-containing protein yields the protein MSILSNNITMLVILLVIACIALGFIGYDKFAPNQNGTDVSYTDVSVHEAKDIFDKGDVFLLDVRTESEFNSGHLEGAVNIEVSQLGTRLNEAPADKVILVYCRTGVRSVRASKTLVNAGYTDVYNMKGGIMAWMSAGYPYVS from the coding sequence ATGAGCATTCTTTCAAATAATATCACTATGTTGGTGATCTTATTGGTGATCGCATGCATTGCTTTAGGATTTATTGGATATGATAAATTTGCACCAAATCAAAATGGGACAGATGTGAGCTATACTGATGTCTCCGTTCATGAGGCTAAAGATATATTCGATAAGGGAGATGTTTTTCTTCTGGATGTGCGCACGGAAAGTGAGTTCAATTCAGGCCATCTCGAAGGTGCAGTAAATATCGAAGTCTCACAATTGGGGACACGGCTTAATGAAGCTCCAGCGGACAAGGTCATACTGGTCTATTGCCGTACCGGGGTAAGAAGTGTCAGGGCAAGTAAAACACTTGTTAACGCCGGTTATACGGATGTCTATAATATGAAAGGCGGTATTATGGCATGGATGTCAGCAGGTTATCCTTACGTAAGCTGA
- a CDS encoding GerW family sporulation protein yields the protein MGLEDVMKEVTSELERLVSAKTVVGEPVIAGDKTILPITKVSFGFGSGGGEGSKGGSESGFGGGGGGGAKIEPVAFLVISDEGVRLMTLAGNSDLGKLLDAVPGVYEKIRSVKGKMKKDDKNKDASEDAE from the coding sequence ATGGGTCTTGAAGATGTTATGAAAGAAGTTACCAGTGAACTTGAACGTCTGGTAAGTGCTAAAACAGTTGTTGGTGAACCGGTCATTGCCGGGGATAAAACTATCCTTCCTATCACCAAGGTTTCCTTTGGGTTTGGAAGCGGCGGGGGTGAAGGTTCCAAAGGTGGGTCTGAATCCGGTTTCGGAGGTGGCGGTGGTGGCGGTGCTAAGATCGAACCAGTTGCTTTTCTAGTGATATCCGATGAAGGTGTAAGGCTGATGACCCTTGCCGGAAATAGTGATCTTGGCAAACTCCTCGATGCAGTTCCCGGGGTTTACGAAAAGATAAGGTCTGTAAAAGGCAAAATGAAAAAAGACGATAAAAATAAGGATGCATCTGAGGATGCTGAATAA
- the pyrH gene encoding UMP kinase: MLIVLSVGGSILAKNLDPKHFSAYASALKELARKHQIVVVTGGGVAARNYIDVARGVGANEVVCDFIGIDITRLNAQLLIAALGNTAHPEPPTTYKEAESALASGKIVVMGGVIPGQTTDAVAAILAEYLNADMMVIATSVDGVYSSDPREDPNAKKFDVMTAKELVGIVISTEMKAGSKSPVDPLASKIIERCNIDTIIMDGTDPQDVLEVVLQEAVKTDKVTGVRLGTRIIG, encoded by the coding sequence ATGCTAATCGTATTATCAGTAGGCGGGTCCATACTCGCAAAAAATCTTGACCCCAAGCATTTTTCCGCATATGCTTCAGCATTGAAAGAACTGGCACGTAAACATCAGATCGTGGTAGTGACTGGTGGCGGTGTTGCTGCAAGGAACTATATTGATGTTGCCCGAGGTGTCGGAGCCAATGAAGTAGTCTGTGATTTTATTGGAATTGACATCACACGTTTAAATGCACAGCTTCTTATCGCTGCACTTGGAAACACTGCCCATCCGGAACCACCGACCACATATAAGGAAGCAGAATCTGCCCTTGCATCAGGAAAGATCGTTGTGATGGGAGGAGTTATACCCGGCCAGACCACCGATGCTGTAGCAGCTATCCTTGCAGAATACCTGAATGCAGATATGATGGTAATTGCGACATCTGTTGACGGCGTCTATTCAAGTGACCCCAGAGAAGATCCAAATGCCAAAAAATTCGATGTTATGACTGCAAAGGAACTTGTCGGCATTGTTATATCAACAGAGATGAAAGCAGGATCTAAATCCCCGGTAGACCCTCTTGCCTCAAAGATAATAGAGCGCTGTAATATCGACACGATCATTATGGACGGAACCGATCCTCAGGACGTTCTTGAGGTCGTACTTCAGGAAGCTGTCAAAACTGACAAAGTAACAGGTGTTCGTCTTGGAACACGTATAATCGGATGA
- a CDS encoding type IV pilin yields the protein MVAIIKNNNAVTPVLGAVLLVLLTVVLAGAVAVIVISNGSALSLSSSTPMAMIEVSDVVGYASSYKNNFVSLEHKGGDPLDLDSTFIVLSGEGSSYVSQVGQVGQVGHVGFMAYGHVTVKYLDLTPEGSLLAYKRNNPCIDDGVWSAGEILVLDGDDSINGTDASTVHVSVDGYSNTSNNYGFNDGETVTVKIFDSLTDRVICEDVVDVRRVE from the coding sequence ATGGTGGCGATCATAAAAAATAATAATGCAGTGACACCCGTACTTGGAGCAGTTCTGCTGGTACTCTTGACAGTTGTCCTTGCAGGCGCAGTGGCAGTAATAGTGATTAGCAATGGTTCTGCTCTATCCCTATCTTCCTCTACCCCGATGGCGATGATCGAAGTGAGTGATGTTGTGGGCTATGCAAGTTCATACAAAAATAATTTTGTGAGCCTTGAGCACAAGGGTGGAGATCCTCTTGATCTTGATTCTACTTTTATAGTTCTCAGTGGGGAGGGTAGCAGCTATGTCAGTCAGGTCGGTCAGGTTGGTCAGGTCGGACATGTGGGTTTCATGGCCTATGGTCATGTCACAGTAAAATATTTAGATCTTACTCCGGAGGGCTCGCTTCTTGCATACAAAAGAAACAATCCCTGTATTGACGATGGGGTGTGGTCGGCAGGTGAAATTCTGGTGCTGGATGGGGATGACAGCATAAATGGTACGGATGCTTCTACTGTTCATGTCAGTGTAGATGGCTATTCCAACACTTCCAACAATTATGGTTTCAACGACGGTGAAACTGTGACGGTCAAGATATTTGATAGTTTGACAGACCGTGTGATCTGTGAAGATGTTGTAGATGTAAGACGTGTTGAATAA
- a CDS encoding flagellar protein F, with amino-acid sequence MGFETTVVISIFFITSLVLGTHSYAVMSTSNDIVTDAEDMKYNMQYQKLNSKITINSMALDDTSSILDINITNNGNIVLASDEISILLDGKVINYTYTPETRKWYPDETKMFSVTDDSGFKDKRVKVVTDIGIIAYKAGIPDMAAI; translated from the coding sequence ATGGGATTTGAGACTACGGTTGTGATCTCCATATTTTTCATAACTAGCCTTGTTCTTGGAACGCACTCCTATGCTGTGATGAGCACATCAAATGATATTGTAACAGATGCTGAAGATATGAAATATAATATGCAATATCAGAAACTTAACAGTAAGATCACCATAAATTCAATGGCATTGGACGATACGAGCTCAATCCTGGATATAAACATCACCAACAATGGAAATATTGTACTTGCATCTGATGAAATAAGCATTCTGCTAGACGGAAAAGTGATAAACTACACATATACGCCTGAAACAAGAAAATGGTATCCAGATGAAACGAAGATGTTTTCAGTAACAGATGATTCAGGATTCAAGGACAAAAGAGTGAAGGTTGTAACAGATATTGGCATAATTGCATATAAAGCTGGTATTCCGGACATGGCTGCAATTTAA
- a CDS encoding FlaD/FlaE family flagellar protein yields the protein MAGFSNTLKKLTNGILRKKGSIGSEVSPFGAQPSPFVQAQSPFGAEPPNFGDANIPPGGTPSGPPSAPPFGSAPPSFGPPGMNQTESPAQAPAVDDKRVDENANKIKALENKLSKIDVAISSVQRENQDVKTTVEKIDQSVLELLSLYEIVSNQVNPFVGDEQNSTATIERFDKTEKRISEVADYTMMLKNDVDALNQSMEMPGISGETEAKISNIDTKIDVFADALITLQENINVISERSDQIEANINDIAQTTSVFSEKIEELEKIDISELEKKLEQTFLERNQQSKKTNNSQNTGYGNGTEENDDKSPIVRLESIKKNPMSVVVLLNWIEFLMERVGRNNLMDALDYYVDIEWISEEVRSEIMAYARGIDYYVEKPTWRLLPEDHTKSLLFIERLCGRKIDRNMLSMVDREMAKVKHGLEELYGI from the coding sequence ATGGCGGGATTTAGTAATACCCTGAAGAAGCTCACCAACGGAATTCTTCGAAAAAAGGGGAGCATCGGGAGCGAAGTGTCTCCTTTTGGAGCGCAACCGTCTCCATTTGTTCAAGCTCAATCTCCTTTTGGAGCAGAGCCCCCTAATTTTGGTGATGCAAATATTCCCCCCGGCGGAACACCATCGGGACCACCTTCAGCTCCGCCTTTTGGAAGTGCACCCCCTTCTTTTGGACCTCCTGGAATGAACCAGACCGAGTCACCAGCTCAGGCTCCAGCGGTTGATGACAAACGTGTGGATGAGAACGCAAACAAAATAAAAGCACTCGAAAACAAGCTATCAAAGATAGATGTGGCCATCTCATCGGTACAGAGAGAGAATCAGGATGTTAAAACTACTGTTGAGAAGATCGATCAAAGTGTACTCGAACTATTATCGTTGTACGAAATCGTTTCAAATCAGGTCAATCCATTCGTTGGTGATGAACAGAACAGTACTGCGACTATCGAGCGATTCGATAAAACTGAGAAAAGGATATCAGAAGTTGCTGATTATACCATGATGCTCAAAAACGATGTCGATGCCCTTAATCAAAGCATGGAAATGCCTGGAATATCTGGTGAGACAGAAGCCAAGATATCCAACATTGATACAAAAATAGATGTCTTTGCTGACGCCCTGATAACCTTGCAGGAAAACATCAATGTTATTTCAGAGAGATCGGATCAGATAGAAGCGAACATCAATGATATAGCACAAACTACAAGTGTGTTTTCTGAAAAGATCGAAGAGCTTGAGAAAATTGATATTTCTGAACTGGAGAAGAAACTGGAACAAACGTTTCTCGAAAGAAACCAGCAATCCAAAAAGACCAACAACTCACAAAACACAGGATATGGGAATGGAACTGAGGAAAATGACGATAAGTCCCCAATCGTCCGGCTGGAATCTATTAAGAAGAATCCTATGAGCGTAGTCGTTCTACTGAACTGGATAGAGTTCCTTATGGAACGAGTAGGCAGAAATAACCTTATGGATGCTCTTGATTATTACGTTGATATCGAATGGATAAGTGAAGAGGTCAGATCTGAAATAATGGCCTATGCGAGAGGAATTGATTATTATGTGGAAAAGCCCACATGGAGACTTCTGCCTGAAGACCACACAAAATCACTTCTTTTCATCGAAAGGCTTTGTGGGCGTAAGATAGATAGGAATATGCTCAGCATGGTCGACAGAGAAATGGCAAAAGTGAAACACGGATTGGAGGAACTTTATGGGATTTGA
- a CDS encoding 4Fe-4S binding protein: MVAVINRDECVGCGTCVDDCPSEAISMDGENIAVVNADECIDCGACVDSCPTDAISME; encoded by the coding sequence ATGGTAGCAGTAATTAACAGAGACGAATGTGTAGGATGCGGAACATGTGTAGACGATTGCCCATCTGAAGCAATTTCAATGGACGGAGAGAACATCGCTGTCGTAAACGCTGACGAATGTATTGATTGTGGTGCATGTGTGGACAGTTGTCCAACAGATGCTATATCAATGGAATAA
- a CDS encoding beta-ribofuranosylaminobenzene 5'-phosphate synthase: MIKIRSPSRLHLSLIDLNAEIGRIDGGVGITLDHPNIVLSAEKADGVEVTGNCSFADRMVEAAKAVLSVGEGVLIHVEEDMPAHVGLGSGTQSALSAAAAVNELYGLGLTVRELAIAVGRGGTSGIGVASFESGGFLVDVGHKFSEKGSFSPSSASKAAPAPVVFRHDLPDWDIILAIPDSVGAHDSQEVDIFKTECPIPLSEVQEVCHVVLMKMLPAILEGDIENFGFAVDHLQNVGFKKREVALQSRQVRDLMEFMQDLGTCGAGMSSFGPAVFGFIDNRNMAEQIRDEVQHFLDETGGGTVVLTKANNSGAMVWKD; this comes from the coding sequence ATGATCAAAATAAGGTCTCCATCCAGATTGCATCTATCATTGATAGATCTGAATGCAGAGATCGGCAGAATAGATGGCGGTGTAGGGATAACTCTTGACCATCCCAATATTGTGCTTTCTGCTGAAAAGGCAGATGGGGTCGAAGTGACGGGTAACTGCAGTTTTGCAGACCGTATGGTCGAAGCAGCAAAGGCTGTTCTTTCTGTGGGGGAGGGTGTCCTCATACATGTCGAAGAGGATATGCCTGCCCATGTGGGTCTTGGTTCCGGGACACAGTCTGCGTTGAGTGCGGCAGCGGCAGTGAACGAGCTCTATGGTCTCGGGCTGACCGTGAGGGAGCTTGCTATCGCAGTTGGCAGGGGCGGTACTTCTGGAATTGGAGTCGCCTCCTTTGAAAGCGGTGGCTTTCTTGTTGATGTCGGGCATAAGTTCAGTGAGAAAGGTTCTTTCTCTCCTTCCTCTGCCAGCAAAGCAGCACCTGCTCCTGTCGTTTTCAGGCATGATCTTCCGGATTGGGACATTATTCTCGCAATTCCTGATTCTGTTGGTGCACATGATTCGCAAGAGGTCGATATTTTCAAAACGGAATGTCCTATACCTTTGAGCGAGGTACAGGAAGTCTGTCATGTGGTGCTGATGAAGATGTTGCCTGCTATACTCGAAGGCGATATAGAGAATTTCGGGTTTGCCGTGGACCATTTACAGAATGTTGGTTTCAAGAAGCGCGAAGTTGCTTTGCAATCCCGGCAAGTAAGGGACCTTATGGAATTTATGCAGGACCTTGGTACATGTGGGGCAGGGATGAGCTCCTTTGGTCCTGCGGTATTTGGATTTATTGATAACAGAAATATGGCTGAGCAAATAAGGGATGAAGTGCAACATTTCCTTGATGAGACAGGGGGCGGCACCGTTGTCCTTACTAAAGCGAACAATTCCGGTGCAATGGTATGGAAGGATTGA
- a CDS encoding DUF2953 domain-containing protein, translating into MFFLYVIVLIILFLLALILLAPIAVAFDVNGGLSGVRSNVSLKWMFLSYSFSGQPDSKEVPVTNGTTSTEEGTTKENTTKENTTKEDTDLPPKNTYEMARKGYAIKGQFLHLMKGLLFQLHIRDLVFDLTYGLSDPADTGMLCGYLHTLASIVRGRARSFSYSLYPVFMEEAFDMHLSGSIRFRIGSFIPPLLMFIFNVKVLKTGWWFAKNRYSSS; encoded by the coding sequence ATGTTCTTCCTTTACGTAATAGTTCTGATCATTCTCTTCTTGCTGGCACTGATCCTGCTGGCACCTATAGCTGTAGCATTTGATGTTAATGGTGGTCTTTCCGGGGTCCGAAGCAATGTCAGTTTGAAGTGGATGTTCCTGTCTTACAGTTTTTCAGGTCAGCCTGATTCAAAAGAGGTTCCTGTCACGAATGGCACAACTTCGACAGAGGAGGGCACTACAAAGGAGAACACTACAAAGGAGAACACTACAAAAGAGGATACAGATCTTCCTCCGAAAAATACGTATGAAATGGCAAGGAAAGGGTATGCTATAAAGGGGCAGTTCCTCCATTTGATGAAGGGTCTTCTTTTTCAGTTACACATAAGGGACCTCGTATTCGATCTTACGTATGGATTGTCTGACCCTGCTGACACGGGAATGTTGTGTGGCTATCTACATACGCTGGCTTCCATAGTTCGGGGAAGAGCCCGAAGTTTCAGTTATTCTTTATATCCGGTGTTCATGGAAGAGGCGTTCGATATGCACCTGTCAGGTTCAATCCGTTTCAGGATAGGTTCTTTTATTCCTCCGCTTTTGATGTTCATATTCAATGTAAAGGTGCTGAAGACCGGCTGGTGGTTTGCGAAAAACAGATATTCTTCCAGTTAA